The Amaranthus tricolor cultivar Red isolate AtriRed21 chromosome 6, ASM2621246v1, whole genome shotgun sequence genome has a segment encoding these proteins:
- the LOC130814505 gene encoding RNA polymerase I termination factor → MTMSNEGDAFISVKKKHKKLKNSKINSTGVEDDIQIVDEGHSKKKSKTKAVSNISNLVSDVEIGVHVDKSCKKEKKKKDKSRTDVSAQGNDEKIEGKIKKSKIGEMGRASNFLKHAGGNEESLNLGVNDLGSSRKKKKHSSKNDTGNLEDKGKFVTDVDVELLKGNELHAREDEHLKMKKKKKKKKKIEHKDGKSSNDNARDSSGGDYNDTCIKRKKKSVDSSMKGGVNASALETRDADFVEHHISDEIIRNAPNVKDKKIKKKNKDDSYEHNSEKSGDRSSSKKKKKKKHSIGSNTVEDLHAAALENNENSRTVEPFENSNSSKKSRRVKFSDTVEVFPLPDNSSKGKKRKREDDIEEKKVADDGLVRGKRFSKEEDKMVQDAVYKYIDDHNLGEQGLEMVMKCKSYPKLKDCWKEIGQALPHRPYVSVYCRAHILFERSDTREWTPEEIELVLKAYEKLGSNWKKISLELGKNRIHVKDAWRRYKHPDLKSGKWSQEEYQNLFNLVNMDLAMKAYTEKKTKYGMLRDNISWGAISDRISTRSNALCCMKWYRQLRSPMVDDGLWSDVDDYRMLIALADLDAFCEEDVDWDNLLEHRSGDICRRRWSQMVRHIGEFGTKPFNEQVEILSQRYCPNLLEAREAYENKVPVD, encoded by the coding sequence ATGACCATGAGTAATGAGGGTGATGCCTTTATCAGTGTGAAGAAGAAACATAAGAAACTGAAAAACAGTAAGATAAATAGTACAGGAGTAGAAGATGATATACAAATTGTTGATGAAGGCCACTCTAAAAAGAAGAGTAAAACCAAGGCTGTGAGTAATATTTCAAATTTAGTTTCTGATGTAGAGATTGGTGTGCATGTGGATAAAAGttgtaaaaaagaaaagaaaaagaaggatAAAAGTAGAACAGATGTGTCTGCTCAAGGGAATGACGAAAAAATTGAGGGAAAGATCAAGAAAAGTAAAATTGGAGAAATGGGAAGGgcttctaattttttaaaacatgCTGGTGGTAATGAGGAGTCTCTGAATTTGGGGGTTAATGACTTAGGTTCAagtagaaaaaagaaaaaacattcTTCAAAAAATGATACCGGGAACTTGGAAGATAAGGGAAAGTTTGTGACTGATGTTGATGTTGAGTTGCTGAAGGGAAATGAGCTACATGCTAGAGAAGATGAGCatctgaagatgaagaagaagaagaagaagaagaagaagatagaACACAAAGATGGAAAGAGTTCAAATGATAATGCTCGTGATTCTAGTGGTGGAGATTACAATGATACATGCATTAAGAGGAAGAAAAAATCGGTTGATTCGAGTATGAAAGGAGGGGTCAATGCCAGTGCTTTAGAAACACGAGATGCTGATTTTGTTGAACATCATATCAGTGATGAGATTATTAGAAACGCTCCAAATGTGAAGGACAAgaagataaaaaagaaaaacaaggatGATTCGTATGAGCATAACAGTGAGAAAAGCGGGGATAGGAGCAGttcaaagaagaagaagaagaagaagcactCCATTGGGtctaatactgtagaagatttACATGCTGCTGCATTAGAGAATAATGAGAACAGTAGAACTGTTGAGCCTTTTGAAAATTCCAATAGCAGTAAGAAATCAAGAAGAGTAAAGTTTTCTGATACTGTAGAAGTTTTCCCTCTTCCAGACAATTCTAGCAAAGGGAAGAAGAGGAAACGTGAAGATGACATTGAGGAGAAGAAAGTTGCTGATGATGGCTTGGTACGAGGCAAGCGATTCTCGAAAGAAGAAGATAAGATGGTCCAAGATGCTGTATATAAGTATATTGATGATCACAATCTGGGTGAACAAGGTTTAGAAATGGTCATGAAATGCAAGTCCTACCCAAAATTGAAAGACTGTTGGAAAGAAATTGGGCAAGCTTTGCCTCATAGACCTTATGTGTCTGTCTATTGCCGCGCTCATATATTGTTTGAACGAAGTGACACCCGCGAGTGGACCCCAGAAGAGATTGAGCTTGTCTTGAAAGCTTATGAAAAACTTGGTTCAAATTGGAAAAAAATTAGTCTTGAACTCGGTAAGAATCGAATTCATGTAAAAGATGCTTGGCGTAGGTATAAACATCCCGATCTGAAATCGGGAAAGTGGTCTCAAGAAGAATACCAGAATCTTTTCAATCTTGTCAACATGGATCTGGCTATGAAAGCGTATActgaaaagaaaacaaagtaTGGTATGTTGCGAGATAACATAAGCTGGGGGGCCATTAGTGATCGGATTTCAACACGAAGCAATGCTCTTTGTTGCATGAAATGGTATAGGCAATTAAGATCTCCCATGGTAGATGACGGTTTGTGGTCCGATGTCGATGATTATAGGATGTTGATTGCGCTTGCTGATCTTGATGCTTTTTGTGAAGAAGATGTGGACTGGGATAACCTTCTGGAACATCGGTCTGGGGATATATGTCGTAGACGATGGAGTCAAATGGTACGCCACATTGGCGAGTTTGGTACCAAACCATTTAATGAGCAAGTTGAAATTCTTTCTCAAAGATACTGTCCCAATCTTTTAGAAGCTAGAGAGGCTTATGAAAACAAAGTTCCTGTTGATTAA
- the LOC130814506 gene encoding uncharacterized protein LOC130814506, whose amino-acid sequence MSGPIHKNQKNINSTKNVDNMEDYDQNGQAKLYSPDYAIKINTKDHLKNSEKKDHHHQNNSSMVGIYDIKNKMGLVKERLMEKLVAASVPSDALENAKILIESTIKDFTSAAQGLTVEALHKIKFHLAHILPSLSPSLTSKMVDDAAKETMRTTTRDEVGKNEMVGEKHNQEHKGRLYTSPASTFYSNSMLLPISKL is encoded by the exons atgagtGGACCGATTCACAAGAACCAAAAAAAcatcaattcaacaaaaaatgtggATAATATGGAAGATTATGATCAAAATGGGCAAGCCAAGTTATACTCTCCTGATTATGCAATCAAAATCAATACAAAGGATCATCtcaaaaattctgaaaaaaaagatcatcatcatcagaatAATTCATCAATGGTGGGAATTTATGATATAAAGAATAAAATGGGTTTGGTAAAGGAAAGGTTGATGGAGAAATTAGTAGCTGCTTCTGTACCGTCTGATGCTTTGGAGAATGCTAAGATTTTGATTGAATCAACCATCAAGGATTTCACTTCTGCGGCTCAGGGTCTTACCGTGGAGGCGCTTCACAAGATTAAATTTCATCTTGCTCATATTTTGCCTTCTTTATCTCCTTCTCTCACTTCCAAG ATGGTAGATGatgcagcaaaagaaacaaTGAGGACGACAACAAGAGATGAAGTGGGCAAAAATGAAATGGTAGGagaaaaacataatcaagagCATAAAGGGAGACTATACACTTCTCCTGCCTCTACTTTCTATTCCAATTCCATGCTTTTGCCTATTTCCAAGCTCTAA